Proteins from a single region of Companilactobacillus farciminis KCTC 3681 = DSM 20184:
- the mscL gene encoding large-conductance mechanosensitive channel protein MscL, protein MIKEFKEFISRGNVMDLAVGVIMGAAFTAIVQSLVSNLINPLIGLFLGKIDLSSLVFKVGDATFKYGTFIESIINFLIIAFVVFLLVKVMNKIIKSRDEEEAEPEETKEDEMVMYLKKISEALDEKKDN, encoded by the coding sequence ATGATAAAGGAATTCAAAGAATTTATTAGCCGCGGCAACGTTATGGACTTAGCCGTTGGTGTAATTATGGGTGCTGCTTTTACAGCCATTGTGCAATCTTTGGTAAGTAACTTGATCAATCCGTTGATTGGTTTGTTCTTAGGTAAGATTGACTTGAGTAGTTTAGTTTTCAAAGTAGGGGACGCAACCTTCAAATATGGGACGTTCATTGAATCTATCATTAACTTCTTGATTATCGCCTTTGTAGTGTTCTTGTTAGTTAAAGTGATGAACAAAATTATCAAGAGTCGCGATGAAGAAGAAGCTGAACCAGAAGAAACTAAAGAAGACGAAATGGTCATGTATCTAAAGAAGATTTCTGAAGCTTTAGATGAAAAGAAAGATAATTAA
- a CDS encoding ASCH domain-containing protein, with the protein MDKEKIQDYWFNFLRDKNSLYYPLGDITTFGGEPDKLAHLVYDGVKTATTSAYDLYEPNEYMPQVGDYNIILDGDENPLCITETLVTEVVPFKYVSAEHAYHEGEGDQTLDYWREVHTDFFKKEYQAAGKEFNDEIPCLCEVFKRIY; encoded by the coding sequence ATGGATAAAGAAAAAATCCAAGATTATTGGTTCAATTTTTTGCGTGATAAAAACTCGCTCTACTACCCATTAGGCGATATTACAACCTTTGGTGGCGAACCAGATAAATTAGCGCATTTAGTTTATGATGGCGTAAAAACGGCTACAACTTCTGCCTATGATTTGTACGAACCAAATGAATACATGCCCCAAGTCGGCGATTACAATATCATTTTAGATGGCGATGAAAACCCACTTTGCATCACTGAAACATTGGTAACCGAAGTTGTTCCATTTAAATATGTCAGTGCTGAACATGCTTATCATGAAGGTGAAGGCGACCAGACTTTAGACTACTGGCGTGAAGTACATACTGACTTTTTCAAAAAAGAATACCAAGCTGCTGGCAAAGAATTCAACGATGAAATTCCTTGTTTGTGCGAAGTCTTCAAACGTATCTACTAA